Part of the Thermosipho affectus genome is shown below.
TCGGCGGAAGATTATCTCCTAGGGTGTCTTTGGATATAAAGACTGGATTGTTAATTTTGGATAGTGTTTTAAACTGGAATTGGGAGGCATTTTCAGATGTTTTAAAGCATTTATTGCTTCCTGGATTAACTTTGGGACTTGTAATTTCAAGTATTTTTTTGCGTATGGTGAGAAATAATACCGTATTGATGCTGTCAAAAGATTTTGTTAAAGCTGCAAAGGCAAGGGGATTAAAGTCGAGAGTTATTTTGTATGGTCATGCGGTAAAAAATGCATTTGTTCCTATATTTACGATTATGGGAATGCAATTTGCATTGTTACTTGCCGGTGCAGTTTTAACTGAGACTACTTTTTCTTGGCCGGGGATTGGAAGTTATTTGGTGTTGAAAATAAAATATAGGGATTTTCCGGCGATTCAAGGTACAATTGTATTTTTTGCAATGTTTGTTGTGGTTATAAGTATTGTAATTGATATAGTTAATGCACTAGTAGATCCAAGGGTTAGATACTAAGGGGTGATATTGTGAGAAAAAAGTTTGTTAGCGAGCGAATTGGCGAAATAATAAATGATTTATTTAAAACTGGAACGGGTTTGCTAACCTTTATAGGTGCAATGATATTACTTTTTTACATTACACTAGCAATTTTTGCCCCGCAAATTGCTCCGTATAATCCAATTGAAAGAGTTGGACGATCTTTGACCTCCCCAAATGATCAATTTGTTTTTGGTACGGATAATCTTGGTAGAGATATACTTAGTAGGGTAATCTATGGTGCAAGAATAGCTTTAACCATAGCATTTATTGCAGTTTTAATAGCTGCTGGTGTTGGAATACCATTGGGATTAGTTTCCGGTTATTTAGGTGGTGCATTTGATAGGGTTTTGACGTTGATAATGGATGCAATTTATTCTTTCCCAGGTCTGATACTTGCTATTGCAATAGCGGCGGTTTTAGGTCCGGGTGTTGTAAATATTTCTGTTTCTATAGCCGTTGTTTATACTCCGACGTATTTTAGGGTCATAAGGAATCAGGTTAGTTCTATTAAAAGTGAATTGTATGTTGAAGCAGCACGTGCTTTGGGCGCAAAAAATTATGAGATTCTTTTAAAATACATTTTTCCAAATGTTTTGCCATCAATAGTGGTTGTACTGTCAATGAATCTTGCAGATGCCATTATGACCGAAGCAGGATTGTCATTTTTGGGGTTAGGTATAGCACCTCCTACTCCAGATTGGGGATTTGATCTGAGTAATGGTCAAAGGTTTGTTTTAAGTAAGGCCTGGTGGGGACTACTTTATCCAGGACTTGCTATTGTGACAGTAGTATTGGGATTTTCAATGTTTAGTGAAGGGTTAAACGAGTTGTTGAATCCCACTATTAGAGAAAGAAGGTGAGTTTGTGTCAGTATTTGAAGCAAGAGGATTAAAAATATATTATAAAACAAAGCGTGGATATATAAAAGCGGTTGATAATATAAATTTTTCAATAGAGAAGGGTCAAGTTGTGGGCCTTGTTGGTGAATCTGGGTGTGGTAAATCAACATTTGGACAAGGAATATTAAAAATATTACCTCCTACGACTTTTTACAATGGGGTTATGGAAATCGAAGGGAAAAATTTAGTTACAATGGGCGAGGAAGATATTAGAAAAATCAGAGGGAAAAAGATAGGAATGATTTTTCAAGATCCGATGACTTCGTTGAATCCAATAATGAAGATTGAGAAGATATTTTATGAAACATTGAAGACTCATGAGCCTGATATTACTTTAGAGGAGGCAAGGGAAAGAACAGCAAGGGTTTTAGAAAAGGTAGGAATTAAACCGGAGCGCATGAAAGAATATTCATTCCAATTTAGTGGTGGAATGAGGCAAAGGGCTATGATTGCACTTTCGTTGGTGTTAAATCCTACATTGGTAATAGCAGATGAACCTACTACTTCATTGGATGTAATTGTCCAAGCTCAAATAATGGAATTGTTAAATGAATTAAGAAGAGAATATGATATGTCCATGATTTTAATTACTCATGATTTGGGAGTTGTTGCGGAAGCTGCGGATAAAATTTGTGTAATGTATGCTGGACACATTATTGAAGAGGCAAAGAGTGAAGAATTGTATTATGCTCCAAAACATCCATATACACAACTTCTTCTTAAGAGTATTCCAAATACAAATATAAATGATTTGGATTTAAAATATATTCCTGGTTCTCCTCCAGATCTTTTAAATCCGCCAAAAGGATGTAGATTTGCCCCTAGATGTCCGTTTAAGAAGGAGATTTGTGAATTAAAGGAACCTAAAGTTGTCGAAATCGATGGTAGTAAGGTAAAGTGTTGGTTATACAGTGAGGTGAAAGTATGATATATGTTAGAAATTTGGTAAAACACTTTCCCATAAAAAGGACAATAGGTGAAGTTTTAACAAGGGTACCGCAGCGTTTTGTGAAAGCCGTTGACGGAATAAGTTTTGATATAAAAAGAGGAGAAACTTTTGGTCTTGTTGGAGAATCAGGTAGCGGAAAAACAACCACAGGAAGACTTCTTTTAAGGTTAATTGAGCCCACTGCTGGGGAAATTTTTTTTGAGGGTACAGATGTTACCAAGTTAAGCAAAGAGGAGTTAAGAAAATTTAGAAAAAACTTTCAAATTATTTTTCAAGATCCAATGGCGGCTTTAAATCCGTATATGAAGGTTGGAGAAGCGATAAAACATGGCCTTGAGATACACAATATTGGAAATAGTAGAATGGAAAGAAAAAAGATGGTAAAGCAAATGCTTGAGAGGGTTAACCTTTCTCCAGCTGATGATTTTTATTATAGATATCCACATGAACTTTCAGGTGGACAAAGACAGAGAATAGTGATTGCGCGTGCGTTAATTTTAAGACCAAAATTTGTAGTTGCCGATGAGGCTATAGCAATGTTGGATGTATCAGTAAGATCACAATTACTACAACTATTAATTGACTTAAAGAAGGAGTTTAATTTAACATTTTTGTTTATTACACATGACCTTGCAACAACGAAGTATATTTGTAATAAAATTGGTGTGATGTATCTTGGAAAATTAGTTGAAGTAGGTGATTTTAAGGATATTTACCTCGAGCCTTTACATCCTTATACAAAAGCTTTGATTTCAGCTGTTCCAGAACCTGATCCAAAGAAAAAAAAGAAAAAAATTATACCACAAGGAGAAGTTCCTAACCCAATTAATCCACCAAAGGGATGTAGATTTCATCCAAGGTGCCCATTCGCAATGGATATATGTCGCCAAAAAGAACCTAAATTAATTGAATATAAAGGGCGGAAGGTTGCATGTCATTTGTATAAATAACCCCCGTTTATCGGGGGCTATATGTTCCAAATTTCTTCAAATGTATGTGGAGTTTCACAGTATTTGCATACAAGCTCTCCTTTTTCGTTTTTTATAAAAAACGCTTCTGCATTTTCACCGTGCGCAGGGTTTGTTATACAATTTTCGTTTTTGCATTTTAACTCTGCAAATCCATAAATATAAGGTGGAAGAGAAATTCTATATTTTTCCACAACCTTTGAGTTTTTGATAATATTAACCGTTGTATTTGGAGATATGGCAGAAAGTTTTTTTATTTCTTTCTTTGATAAATACCTGTCTGGAAGGCTTATGTACCCTTTAAAATTCCCGTCTTGTGATTGGAATATACCATCTGCACTATCAATGTCATACAATTTTAAGATTTTTCTTATTTTTACTATAGTTTCGTAGATTTGAGCTTTTGATTTTCCTTTTGCAATGTGATCTATTACCGTTCCATTTTCAATTGGTTTAATTCCCCTTTTTCCTTCTTTTAAAATTCCCTTAGTGCCATTTGTAATATTGGCTGGGATTATAAATTGTTCATCTATAATGTTATTTATTTTTTTGTCTAAATCCGTTTCAAGTGCTCCACCAAGCATAGAAAGTAAAACGGTTCTAGTCCAATATCCATTTATTGCTTGTTCTTCCCAACCGTTGAGTGGTAATGTATCCAGAAATGTGGGAATTGTCGGATACATTTTGTGCCTTGGAAGAGGGTGATAAAATTTTACATTTTTAGGTAACTTTTCCAAAAATTCCTTCCTAAATGTAACACTACTTCTTAAAACGTGTTCTTTTTCGAGGATATCTTCCCCCATTCTTTCAAGTTGTAACCTTGTGAAATACCAAATTGGGGCAATGTTTTCATTTTTTAAATAATTTTCAATTGAATCAAATAATCTAATTTCAAAACCATTTTTTTTCATTTTTTCTACATAGTGAATAGGCATAGAAAGTTCTTCGGGGGCAATTAAATCAACTAAGACATTTTTAAAAATTTTTAAACCATTTGCCTTAGAATGTACAGTTCTGCCATGCAAAAGATCTCCAACAAGTGCAATATGAATATAGGAATTATCAAAATTCAATTGTTCCAAAAATGTGAATTCATCAAGCAATTCTTGAGTTGGATGTTCATGTTTTCCATCACCTGCATTTATGAATGAGGGTTTTTCTAAACCGTGCCTTTTTGTGAATTCATATACTTTTTCATCAAGGTATTTGCAAGTTCCTTCAAGTTTTGTGCGGACTATGAAAATTGAATAATTGCTGTATCCTGTTAACATGTTAAATGTATCTACATAACTTTCCTTCTTATTAAATGAAGAATGTTCTGAATCAAAAATGTTTACTTTGGCGTTTTTGTGGAATTTTGCTGCATTAATGAATGATTCTTTTGTCCTAGTACTAGGTTCAACGAAGATGATATAAATTCCTACATCTTTTTTGATTTGAAATTTACTGGTATCTTTCTTTTCTTTCCAAAGTTGTTTTAGAAGTTTTGTTTTTTCGTACAAAAAGAGTTGTTCTTCAACTGAAAAATCGTTGATAACGGTAAGACTTCTCCCAAGAAAATTCACTTTCCCCCCACCTCCTAAATATTATTAAATTAAAAAAAAGAGCCCAAATGGGCCCATTATGCAATATCTAAATTTTCTTCTTTTAATACATCTAGAAAAGCTGAGACAACTTTTGGATCAAATTGTTTGTTTGAATTGTTTATTATTTCCTGCAAAGCAAATTCATATGTTAAGGCATCTCTATATGCTCTTTTACTAGTCATAGCATCCCAACTATCTGCAACACTGATTATCCTTGAAATAATCGGAATCATCTCGCCTTTTAACCTCCCTGGATATCCTGTTCCATCCCACTTTTCGTGATGATGATATACATAGGTTGCTATATTTTTAAGTGTTTCAGACGTTGATAAGAATTCAAAACCATATATAGGATGTTTTTTTATTATTTCATATTCTTCCATAGTAAGAGAGCCTTCTTTATTTAAAATACTATTTGGAATTGCTATTTTTCCTATATCGTGAACAAGACCTGTCCAATATGCATCTGAAATTTCCTGTGAAGATAAATTAAGTTTTTTTGCAATTTTTTGGGATAACTCTGCAACTCTAAGTGAATGACCTTGGGTATATCTGTCATAATATTCTAATATTTTTATCATAGAAAGCATAAGATCAATTTGGAATTTTCCATGTTTTTTAATTAGATTTTTAATTAGTTCAGATGAAGAGATTAAAGAAGAAATTATCTCAAGTTTTTCGGTTTTTGATTTAGAAATCTTAGACTTTGAATGAAGTATTAATCTTACTCCTAATGTATTGTCTATTGTAAAGTCTTTTACAAA
Proteins encoded:
- a CDS encoding ABC transporter permease, with the translated sequence MSLKSYIITRVILAIPMIFILLVMIFFILRIIPGDPVLAILGGKAPLEVIEAKRHELGLDKPVIVQFFDYIGNVFRGDLGVSTLTNRPVWDEIKDRFPATLELTIFSFIIALLIGLFYGAEAAWRKDKSLDISARVYSILLYAIPVFWLGLMLQLLFGVYLRWFPVGGRLSPRVSLDIKTGLLILDSVLNWNWEAFSDVLKHLLLPGLTLGLVISSIFLRMVRNNTVLMLSKDFVKAAKARGLKSRVILYGHAVKNAFVPIFTIMGMQFALLLAGAVLTETTFSWPGIGSYLVLKIKYRDFPAIQGTIVFFAMFVVVISIVIDIVNALVDPRVRY
- a CDS encoding ABC transporter permease is translated as MRKKFVSERIGEIINDLFKTGTGLLTFIGAMILLFYITLAIFAPQIAPYNPIERVGRSLTSPNDQFVFGTDNLGRDILSRVIYGARIALTIAFIAVLIAAGVGIPLGLVSGYLGGAFDRVLTLIMDAIYSFPGLILAIAIAAVLGPGVVNISVSIAVVYTPTYFRVIRNQVSSIKSELYVEAARALGAKNYEILLKYIFPNVLPSIVVVLSMNLADAIMTEAGLSFLGLGIAPPTPDWGFDLSNGQRFVLSKAWWGLLYPGLAIVTVVLGFSMFSEGLNELLNPTIRERR
- a CDS encoding ABC transporter ATP-binding protein; protein product: MSVFEARGLKIYYKTKRGYIKAVDNINFSIEKGQVVGLVGESGCGKSTFGQGILKILPPTTFYNGVMEIEGKNLVTMGEEDIRKIRGKKIGMIFQDPMTSLNPIMKIEKIFYETLKTHEPDITLEEARERTARVLEKVGIKPERMKEYSFQFSGGMRQRAMIALSLVLNPTLVIADEPTTSLDVIVQAQIMELLNELRREYDMSMILITHDLGVVAEAADKICVMYAGHIIEEAKSEELYYAPKHPYTQLLLKSIPNTNINDLDLKYIPGSPPDLLNPPKGCRFAPRCPFKKEICELKEPKVVEIDGSKVKCWLYSEVKV
- a CDS encoding ABC transporter ATP-binding protein encodes the protein MIYVRNLVKHFPIKRTIGEVLTRVPQRFVKAVDGISFDIKRGETFGLVGESGSGKTTTGRLLLRLIEPTAGEIFFEGTDVTKLSKEELRKFRKNFQIIFQDPMAALNPYMKVGEAIKHGLEIHNIGNSRMERKKMVKQMLERVNLSPADDFYYRYPHELSGGQRQRIVIARALILRPKFVVADEAIAMLDVSVRSQLLQLLIDLKKEFNLTFLFITHDLATTKYICNKIGVMYLGKLVEVGDFKDIYLEPLHPYTKALISAVPEPDPKKKKKKIIPQGEVPNPINPPKGCRFHPRCPFAMDICRQKEPKLIEYKGRKVACHLYK
- a CDS encoding bifunctional aspartate carbamoyltransferase catalytic subunit/aspartate carbamoyltransferase regulatory subunit — its product is MNFLGRSLTVINDFSVEEQLFLYEKTKLLKQLWKEKKDTSKFQIKKDVGIYIIFVEPSTRTKESFINAAKFHKNAKVNIFDSEHSSFNKKESYVDTFNMLTGYSNYSIFIVRTKLEGTCKYLDEKVYEFTKRHGLEKPSFINAGDGKHEHPTQELLDEFTFLEQLNFDNSYIHIALVGDLLHGRTVHSKANGLKIFKNVLVDLIAPEELSMPIHYVEKMKKNGFEIRLFDSIENYLKNENIAPIWYFTRLQLERMGEDILEKEHVLRSSVTFRKEFLEKLPKNVKFYHPLPRHKMYPTIPTFLDTLPLNGWEEQAINGYWTRTVLLSMLGGALETDLDKKINNIIDEQFIIPANITNGTKGILKEGKRGIKPIENGTVIDHIAKGKSKAQIYETIVKIRKILKLYDIDSADGIFQSQDGNFKGYISLPDRYLSKKEIKKLSAISPNTTVNIIKNSKVVEKYRISLPPYIYGFAELKCKNENCITNPAHGENAEAFFIKNEKGELVCKYCETPHTFEEIWNI
- a CDS encoding HD-GYP domain-containing protein; this encodes MEFLLIILSIYSLITTLFLFNLAKSKKINLKEVVFDFTNQLTNENNDFPIKALSFISKEFPEIDSGIFLVKEGNKFNEVSSFGQKIEYNDKLFFYKDYFVKDFTIDNTLGVRLILHSKSKISKSKTEKLEIISSLISSSELIKNLIKKHGKFQIDLMLSMIKILEYYDRYTQGHSLRVAELSQKIAKKLNLSSQEISDAYWTGLVHDIGKIAIPNSILNKEGSLTMEEYEIIKKHPIYGFEFLSTSETLKNIATYVYHHHEKWDGTGYPGRLKGEMIPIISRIISVADSWDAMTSKRAYRDALTYEFALQEIINNSNKQFDPKVVSAFLDVLKEENLDIA